One genomic region from Streptomyces sp. NBC_00457 encodes:
- the pstA gene encoding phosphate ABC transporter permease PstA, with translation MTVTTAQSPPGDQGPQTSLGKPSAPGTTLPARRKTRTESRRNLATLRATDVYAMLGAGAAALCTTWLMFDRMLPFNGALGFVVIAYLLFIGLYALLVSFDEDGPAVRDRVAAAIVQSLGIVMLAVLAFVVVYTLWEGRDALPHLNFYTESMADAGPVEPLSVGGILHAIVGTLWQISIALLICIPAGLVCAVFLNEVPGAFSRFVRTMVEAMTALPSIVAGLFIYATFILALGFDRSGLAAALAICVMMLPIIIRAADVVIRLVPGTLREASYALGTSRWRTVWHVVLPTSRSGLTTAIILGTARGVGETSPVLLTAGYTAELNANPLHDPMVSLPLAAFELVKSPEPTYIARGFGTAAVLLMLVLVLFVIARVLGGRGPGQLTRRQEHRRVKASRRDAKRFAAKAPADQPSDRPAPTRSTS, from the coding sequence ATGACCGTCACCACCGCACAGAGCCCGCCCGGCGACCAGGGACCGCAGACGAGCCTCGGGAAACCGTCGGCGCCCGGCACCACCCTGCCCGCACGCCGCAAGACGCGCACCGAGTCGCGCCGCAACCTGGCCACGCTGCGCGCCACCGACGTGTACGCCATGCTCGGCGCCGGCGCCGCCGCCCTCTGCACCACCTGGCTGATGTTCGACCGGATGCTGCCCTTCAACGGCGCACTGGGCTTCGTCGTCATCGCCTACCTGCTCTTCATCGGCCTGTACGCGCTGCTGGTCTCCTTCGACGAGGACGGCCCCGCGGTGCGCGACCGTGTGGCCGCCGCCATCGTCCAGAGCCTCGGCATCGTCATGCTGGCCGTGCTGGCGTTCGTGGTCGTCTACACCCTCTGGGAGGGCCGCGACGCGCTGCCGCACCTGAACTTCTATACGGAGTCGATGGCCGACGCGGGTCCGGTCGAGCCGCTCAGCGTCGGCGGCATCCTGCACGCGATCGTCGGCACGCTGTGGCAGATCTCCATCGCCCTGCTGATCTGCATCCCGGCCGGGCTGGTGTGTGCGGTCTTCCTCAACGAAGTGCCGGGCGCCTTCAGCCGGTTCGTCCGCACCATGGTCGAGGCGATGACGGCGTTGCCGTCCATCGTCGCCGGCCTGTTCATCTACGCGACCTTCATCCTGGCGCTGGGCTTCGACCGCTCCGGCCTCGCCGCCGCGCTGGCGATCTGCGTGATGATGCTGCCGATCATCATCCGTGCGGCGGACGTGGTGATCCGGCTGGTGCCCGGAACGCTGCGGGAGGCGTCGTACGCACTCGGCACCTCGCGCTGGCGCACGGTGTGGCACGTCGTGCTGCCCACCTCCCGTTCCGGCCTCACCACGGCGATCATCCTGGGCACGGCCCGCGGTGTCGGTGAGACCTCGCCGGTGCTGCTGACCGCCGGCTACACGGCGGAGCTCAACGCCAATCCGCTCCACGACCCGATGGTGTCGCTGCCGCTGGCGGCCTTCGAACTCGTCAAGTCCCCCGAGCCCACCTACATCGCCCGCGGCTTCGGCACCGCGGCGGTGCTGCTGATGCTGGTGCTCGTCCTGTTCGTCATCGCCCGTGTCCTCGGCGGCCGTGGACCGGGCCAGCTCACCCGCCGCCAGGAACACCGTCGCGTCAAGGCGTCCCGCCGTGACGCGAAGCGCTTCGCGGCGAAAGCCCCCGCAGACCAGCCGTCAGACCGTCCCGCACCGACGAGGAGCACTTCGTGA
- the pstC gene encoding phosphate ABC transporter permease subunit PstC, whose translation MAPADDPPRRLHADMGVPDRVFRGVLRGGGALVLAIMLLVGGFLTYRAWQALSVAKWGFVTTETWEPDGGEFGISAVLVGTILIALVAIVFAVPLALGTALYISEYAPPRIKQTLISIVDLMAAVPSVVYGLWGLFFFQGHVVTLSRWISTYFGWIPLFKVDGADPGDPLATATVYTSGSFIAGMVVSLMVAPIICSVMREVFSQAPVGEREGAYALGANRWGMIRSVVLPFGKGGMIGGTMLGLGRALGETIAVYLIISPVFVIQPHILQNGTSSVSSLIALRYGEASEIGMSALMAAGLALFLMTLVVNFVASSIVARSRSGAASDS comes from the coding sequence GTGGCTCCGGCGGACGACCCTCCGAGACGCCTGCACGCCGACATGGGCGTGCCCGACCGCGTTTTCCGAGGCGTCCTGCGTGGGGGCGGCGCTCTCGTACTGGCCATCATGCTGCTCGTCGGCGGCTTTCTGACCTACCGGGCCTGGCAGGCGCTGTCCGTCGCGAAGTGGGGTTTCGTCACCACCGAGACCTGGGAGCCCGACGGGGGCGAATTCGGTATCTCGGCCGTCCTCGTCGGCACGATCCTCATCGCGCTCGTCGCCATCGTCTTCGCGGTACCGCTGGCACTGGGTACCGCGCTCTACATCTCCGAGTACGCGCCGCCGCGGATCAAGCAGACCCTCATCAGCATCGTGGATCTGATGGCCGCCGTACCGTCGGTGGTCTACGGCCTGTGGGGCCTGTTCTTCTTCCAGGGCCATGTGGTCACCCTGTCGCGCTGGATCTCCACGTACTTCGGCTGGATACCGCTCTTCAAGGTCGACGGCGCCGATCCGGGGGACCCGCTCGCCACCGCCACCGTCTACACCTCCGGCTCCTTCATCGCCGGCATGGTCGTGTCGCTGATGGTCGCGCCGATCATCTGCTCGGTGATGCGGGAGGTGTTCTCGCAGGCCCCGGTCGGCGAGCGGGAAGGGGCGTACGCGCTCGGCGCGAACCGCTGGGGCATGATCCGCAGCGTCGTCCTGCCGTTCGGCAAGGGCGGCATGATCGGCGGCACCATGCTGGGCCTGGGCCGGGCGCTCGGCGAGACCATCGCCGTGTACCTGATCATCTCGCCGGTCTTCGTGATCCAGCCGCACATCCTGCAGAACGGCACCAGCTCGGTGTCGTCGCTGATCGCCCTGCGCTACGGCGAGGCGAGCGAGATCGGCATGTCGGCGCTGATGGCCGCGGGCCTCGCGCTGTTCCTGATGACCCTCGTCGTCAACTTCGTCGCGTCGTCGATCGTCGCCCGCAGCCGTTCCGGCGCGGCGAGCGACTCCTAG
- a CDS encoding DUF1508 domain-containing protein, protein MAARQGGAAVPGTRCQIDISADGSYLWRLTATNGRVVAVAALTYRSYAECRAAFEEMCAGVAGLPGGVHHTSEGNGWVWRLREPAGGALAVSSRSYERHSTCQAAYERFRALLGDLGSGGGVIAWDDMN, encoded by the coding sequence ATGGCGGCAAGACAGGGGGGCGCGGCCGTACCCGGCACGCGCTGCCAAATAGACATATCCGCAGACGGCAGTTACCTGTGGCGGCTCACCGCCACGAACGGGCGGGTGGTCGCCGTAGCGGCCCTGACGTACCGCAGCTACGCCGAGTGCAGAGCGGCGTTCGAGGAAATGTGCGCGGGCGTCGCGGGTTTACCGGGGGGCGTGCACCACACCTCCGAGGGAAACGGCTGGGTCTGGCGACTGCGTGAACCCGCCGGCGGTGCTTTGGCGGTGTCGTCGCGTTCCTATGAGCGGCACTCGACGTGCCAGGCCGCATATGAGCGGTTCCGGGCGCTTCTGGGCGATCTCGGTTCGGGGGGCGGCGTGATCGCGTGGGACGACATGAACTGA
- a CDS encoding calcium-binding protein, whose amino-acid sequence MRIYSAAVAACGVIALSALAVPAAQADEQFGDTDITSVVVNSGAPVVVGTSARTVTVEVTATDPTGFDTINATLYHGSYAAQDATVASTGACGPTTAATSTCALTFDLAPGTAPADDALAGSWSVSAFAIASDGDAEFLDSAATFSLRRETRLTVDATPEPVKWGKVLTVKGGMQNADWANGTNVAAEAGRPVALQFRQKGCATYSTVKTVKTAADGTLSTTVRAYSDGDYRWSYAGTNTTAAAVSEGDFVDVR is encoded by the coding sequence ATGCGCATTTACTCTGCTGCCGTCGCCGCGTGCGGCGTCATAGCCCTGTCCGCACTCGCCGTTCCGGCCGCCCAGGCGGACGAGCAGTTCGGCGACACCGACATCACCAGCGTCGTCGTCAACAGCGGTGCCCCCGTTGTCGTCGGCACGAGCGCGAGAACCGTCACTGTCGAGGTCACCGCGACCGACCCGACCGGCTTCGACACGATCAACGCCACGCTCTACCACGGGTCTTACGCCGCCCAGGACGCCACCGTGGCCTCGACGGGGGCCTGCGGGCCGACGACCGCCGCGACCAGCACCTGCGCGCTGACCTTCGACCTGGCCCCCGGCACCGCCCCGGCCGACGACGCGCTGGCCGGCTCCTGGAGCGTGAGCGCCTTCGCGATCGCCTCCGACGGCGACGCCGAGTTCCTGGACAGCGCGGCCACCTTCTCCCTGCGGCGCGAGACCCGGCTCACCGTCGACGCCACCCCCGAGCCGGTGAAGTGGGGCAAGGTCCTCACCGTCAAGGGCGGCATGCAGAACGCCGACTGGGCGAACGGCACGAACGTCGCCGCCGAGGCCGGCCGGCCGGTCGCTCTGCAGTTCCGCCAGAAGGGCTGCGCCACCTACAGCACCGTCAAGACCGTCAAGACCGCCGCCGACGGCACCCTCTCCACCACCGTCCGCGCGTACTCCGACGGTGACTACCGCTGGTCCTACGCCGGCACGAACACGACCGCGGCCGCGGTGTCCGAGGGCGACTTCGTGGACGTGCGCTGA
- a CDS encoding PH domain-containing protein, with product MTTPDPENKDRVFRSSGGIAGGVLLLGLVAWLGIDALFQGNGRTPWLALAAMILVVPLIVAFTVRPAVYANEDRLRIRNPFRVIVLPWGQVASLRSGYSNEVVDRSGKKFQLWAIPVSLRARKKAARREARAMASGEDTTRGLVQGGLRNVPDGPTRAASDQAMDDLRELQEARGAAKTAQGEGVVVRWAYEIVGPAAAGAVLLAILLAVG from the coding sequence ATGACCACCCCCGACCCCGAGAACAAGGACCGCGTCTTCCGATCGAGCGGCGGCATCGCAGGCGGCGTCCTCCTGCTGGGCCTCGTCGCCTGGCTCGGCATCGACGCCCTGTTCCAGGGCAACGGCCGCACCCCCTGGCTGGCCCTCGCCGCGATGATCCTCGTCGTCCCGCTGATCGTCGCCTTCACCGTGCGCCCCGCCGTGTACGCGAACGAGGACCGCCTCCGCATCCGCAACCCCTTCCGCGTGATCGTGCTGCCGTGGGGGCAGGTCGCCTCGTTGCGCTCGGGCTACTCGAACGAGGTCGTCGACCGGTCCGGCAAGAAGTTCCAGCTCTGGGCCATTCCGGTCTCGCTGCGCGCCCGCAAGAAGGCGGCCCGGCGCGAGGCGCGCGCGATGGCGAGCGGCGAGGACACCACGCGTGGCCTCGTGCAGGGTGGTCTCCGCAATGTGCCGGACGGTCCGACCCGGGCGGCGAGCGACCAGGCCATGGACGATCTGCGCGAGCTGCAGGAGGCCCGGGGGGCGGCGAAGACCGCGCAGGGCGAGGGCGTGGTCGTGCGCTGGGCGTACGAGATCGTGGGCCCCGCGGCGGCGGGCGCGGTGCTGCTGGCGATTCTGCTGGCGGTGGGCTGA
- the deoC gene encoding deoxyribose-phosphate aldolase, producing the protein MPTTAHTLTDVAASESTLRRFLHGLPGVDAVGLEARAASLGTRSIKTTAKAYAIDLAISMVDLTTLEGADTPGKVRALGAKAVRPDPTDRTAPATAAVCVYPDMVPAAKAAVAGSTVKVASVATAFPAGRAPIVVKLADVREAVAAGADEIDMVIDRGAFLAGNYMKVYDEIVAVKEACGASARLKVIFETGELSTYDNIRRASWLGMLAGADFIKTSTGKVAVNATPANTLLMLEAVRDFRAQTGVQVGVKPAGGIRTSKDAIKFLVLVNETAGEDWLDNHWFRFGASSLLNDLLMQRQKLATGRYSGPDYVTVD; encoded by the coding sequence ATGCCCACCACTGCACATACCCTCACGGACGTGGCGGCCTCCGAGAGCACGCTGCGTCGGTTCCTCCATGGGCTGCCCGGCGTCGACGCGGTCGGCCTGGAGGCGCGTGCCGCCTCACTCGGTACCCGTTCGATCAAGACGACCGCGAAGGCGTACGCGATCGACCTCGCCATCTCGATGGTCGACCTGACGACGCTGGAAGGCGCGGACACCCCGGGCAAGGTCCGGGCGCTCGGCGCCAAGGCGGTCCGCCCCGACCCGACCGACCGTACGGCCCCCGCCACGGCCGCGGTCTGCGTCTACCCCGACATGGTGCCCGCCGCGAAGGCGGCCGTCGCCGGTTCCACGGTCAAGGTCGCCTCGGTCGCCACCGCCTTCCCGGCGGGCCGCGCGCCGATCGTCGTCAAGCTGGCCGACGTCCGCGAGGCCGTCGCCGCGGGCGCCGACGAGATCGACATGGTCATCGACCGCGGGGCCTTCCTCGCGGGGAACTACATGAAGGTGTACGACGAGATCGTCGCCGTGAAGGAGGCCTGCGGGGCGAGTGCCCGCCTGAAGGTCATCTTCGAGACCGGCGAGCTGTCGACGTACGACAACATCCGGCGCGCGAGCTGGCTCGGCATGCTGGCGGGCGCCGACTTCATCAAGACCTCGACCGGCAAGGTCGCCGTCAACGCCACTCCCGCGAACACGCTCCTCATGCTGGAGGCGGTGCGCGACTTCCGTGCCCAGACCGGCGTGCAGGTGGGCGTGAAGCCCGCCGGCGGCATCCGTACGTCCAAGGACGCGATCAAGTTTCTCGTTCTGGTCAACGAGACCGCCGGGGAGGACTGGCTGGACAACCACTGGTTCCGCTTCGGCGCGTCCTCGCTCCTGAACGATCTGCTGATGCAGCGTCAGAAGCTGGCCACCGGCCGCTACTCCGGTCCCGACTACGTGACGGTGGACTGA
- a CDS encoding aldehyde dehydrogenase family protein, with translation MAFEYAPAPESRSIVDIAPSYGLFIDGEFVEAADGKVFKTVSPSTEEVLSEVAQAGAEDVDRAVKAARKAFEKWSALPGSERAKYLFRIARIIQERARELAVLETLDNGKPIKETRDADLPLVAAHFFYYAGWADKLEHAGFGAAPRPLGVAGQVIPWNFPLLMLAWKIAPALATGNTVVLKPAETTPLSALFFADICRQAGLPKGVVNILPGYGDTGASLVAHPDVNKVAFTGSTAVGKEIARTVAGSKKKLTLELGGKGANIVFDDAPIDQAVEGIVNGIFFNQGQVCCAGSRLLVQESIQDELLESLKRRLSTLRLGDPLDKNTDIGAINSAEQLSRITSLVEQGEAEGAERWSAPCELPSSGYWFAPTLFMNVTQAHTVARDEIFGPVLSVLSFRTPDEAVAKANNTPYGLSAGIWTEKGSRILAVANKLRAGVIWSNTFNKFDPTSPFGGYKESGFGREGGRHGLEAYLDVR, from the coding sequence ATGGCTTTTGAGTACGCACCCGCACCCGAGTCCCGCTCGATCGTCGACATCGCCCCGTCCTACGGCCTGTTCATCGACGGCGAGTTCGTGGAGGCGGCCGACGGCAAGGTCTTCAAGACCGTCTCGCCGTCCACCGAAGAGGTCCTCTCCGAGGTCGCCCAGGCCGGTGCCGAGGATGTCGACCGGGCGGTGAAGGCCGCCCGCAAGGCCTTCGAGAAGTGGTCGGCGCTGCCCGGCTCCGAGCGCGCCAAGTACCTCTTCCGCATCGCCCGCATCATCCAGGAGCGCGCCCGCGAGCTCGCCGTCCTGGAAACGCTGGACAACGGCAAGCCCATCAAGGAGACGAGGGACGCCGACCTTCCCCTCGTAGCGGCGCACTTCTTCTACTACGCGGGCTGGGCGGACAAGCTGGAGCACGCCGGCTTCGGTGCCGCCCCCCGGCCGCTGGGCGTCGCCGGCCAGGTCATCCCCTGGAACTTCCCGCTGCTGATGCTGGCGTGGAAGATCGCCCCGGCGCTGGCGACGGGCAACACGGTGGTGTTGAAGCCCGCCGAGACGACCCCGCTCTCCGCCCTGTTCTTCGCGGACATCTGCCGCCAGGCCGGTCTGCCCAAGGGCGTCGTCAACATCCTTCCGGGATACGGCGACACGGGCGCGTCCCTGGTCGCGCACCCGGACGTGAACAAGGTGGCCTTCACCGGCTCCACCGCGGTCGGCAAGGAGATCGCCCGCACGGTCGCCGGCTCGAAGAAGAAGCTCACCCTCGAACTCGGCGGCAAGGGCGCGAACATCGTCTTCGACGACGCCCCGATCGACCAGGCGGTGGAGGGGATCGTCAACGGGATCTTCTTCAACCAGGGCCAGGTGTGCTGCGCGGGATCGAGGCTGCTGGTCCAGGAGTCGATCCAGGACGAGCTGCTGGAGTCCCTGAAGCGCCGTCTGTCGACGCTGCGCCTCGGTGACCCGCTGGACAAGAACACGGACATCGGCGCGATCAACTCGGCCGAACAGCTCTCGCGCATCACGTCCCTGGTCGAGCAGGGCGAGGCGGAGGGCGCCGAGCGCTGGTCCGCACCGTGCGAACTCCCCTCCTCCGGCTACTGGTTCGCCCCGACGCTCTTCATGAACGTCACCCAGGCCCACACCGTCGCCCGCGACGAGATTTTCGGCCCGGTGCTGTCCGTCCTCTCCTTCCGCACCCCGGACGAGGCGGTCGCCAAGGCCAACAACACGCCGTACGGGCTGTCGGCGGGCATCTGGACCGAGAAGGGTTCGCGGATCCTGGCGGTGGCGAACAAGCTCCGCGCGGGCGTGATCTGGTCCAACACGTTCAACAAGTTCGACCCGACCTCGCCCTTCGGCGGCTACAAGGAGTCGGGCTTCGGCCGCGAGGGCGGCCGCCACGGCCTGGAGGCGTACCTCGATGTCCGATAA
- a CDS encoding aldehyde dehydrogenase family protein, whose protein sequence is MSDKSEQQRLSVFKTYKLYVGGKFPRSESGRVYEVTDSKGKWLANAPLSSRKDARDAVVAARKAFGGWSGATAYNRGQILYRVAEMLEGRRDQFTREVADAEGLSKSKAAGVVDATIDRWVWYAGWTDKIAQVVGGGNPVAGPFFNLSSPEPTGVVAVLAPQESSFLGLVSVVAPVIATGNTAIVVASEKSPLPALSLGEVLATSDLPGGVVNLLSGRTAEIAAPLAAHQDVNAIDLAGADDVLAKELEIAAADNLKRVLRPQPVDYTATPGTERLTAFLETKTVWHPTGSLGASGSSY, encoded by the coding sequence ATGTCCGATAAGTCCGAGCAGCAGCGACTCAGCGTCTTCAAGACCTACAAGCTGTACGTCGGCGGGAAGTTCCCGCGTTCCGAGAGCGGCCGGGTGTACGAGGTGACGGACTCGAAGGGCAAGTGGCTGGCCAACGCGCCGCTCTCCTCCCGCAAGGACGCCCGGGACGCGGTGGTCGCCGCCCGCAAGGCCTTCGGCGGCTGGTCCGGCGCGACCGCGTACAACCGCGGCCAGATCCTCTACCGCGTCGCGGAGATGCTGGAGGGCCGCCGCGATCAGTTCACGCGCGAAGTGGCCGACGCCGAAGGACTCTCCAAGTCCAAGGCGGCGGGGGTCGTGGACGCCACGATCGACCGCTGGGTCTGGTACGCGGGCTGGACCGACAAGATCGCCCAGGTGGTCGGCGGCGGCAACCCGGTCGCGGGCCCGTTCTTCAACCTCTCCTCGCCCGAGCCGACGGGCGTCGTCGCCGTCCTCGCCCCCCAGGAGTCGTCCTTCCTGGGCCTGGTCTCGGTCGTCGCCCCGGTGATCGCGACCGGCAACACGGCGATCGTGGTGGCGAGCGAGAAGTCCCCGCTGCCCGCCCTGTCGCTGGGCGAAGTGCTGGCCACCTCCGACCTGCCCGGCGGTGTCGTCAACCTCCTCTCCGGCCGTACGGCGGAGATCGCGGCGCCCCTGGCCGCGCACCAGGACGTCAACGCGATCGACCTCGCGGGCGCCGATGACGTACTCGCGAAGGAACTGGAGATCGCGGCGGCCGACAACCTCAAGCGCGTCCTGCGTCCACAGCCTGTGGATTACACGGCGACCCCGGGCACCGAGCGCCTGACGGCATTCCTGGAGACGAAGACGGTCTGGCACCCGACGGGGTCGCTGGGCGCGTCCGGCTCGTCGTATTAG
- a CDS encoding uridine kinase family protein, giving the protein MPHWCPVSSQPAIPTRVVLLCGPSGSGKSLLAARSGLPVLRLDDFYKEGDDPTLPQVLGSSDIDWDHPDSWDADTAVAAIAELCRTGRTDVPLYDISRSARTGAETVDIGRTPLFIAEGIFAAEIVTRCRELGVLADALCLSRGPVRTFRRRFLRDLKEGRKSVPFLLRRGWRLMRAERSIVARQTALGAYACDRDEAMGRLADAAAGRCATARTAV; this is encoded by the coding sequence ATGCCACACTGGTGTCCCGTGAGTTCCCAACCGGCCATACCGACGCGAGTCGTGCTGCTCTGCGGCCCCTCCGGCTCCGGCAAGTCCCTGCTCGCCGCCCGCTCCGGTCTTCCGGTGCTGCGGCTCGACGACTTCTACAAGGAGGGCGACGACCCGACGCTGCCGCAGGTCCTCGGGAGCTCCGACATCGACTGGGACCATCCCGACTCCTGGGACGCGGACACCGCCGTCGCCGCCATCGCGGAGCTGTGCCGCACGGGTCGTACGGACGTCCCGCTGTACGACATCTCCCGCAGCGCCCGCACCGGCGCGGAGACCGTCGACATCGGGCGCACCCCGCTGTTCATCGCGGAGGGCATCTTCGCCGCCGAGATCGTCACGCGCTGCCGTGAGCTCGGCGTCCTGGCCGACGCGCTGTGTCTGAGCCGCGGACCGGTGCGGACCTTCCGGCGCCGTTTCCTGCGGGATCTGAAGGAGGGGCGCAAGTCCGTGCCGTTCCTGCTGCGGCGGGGCTGGCGGCTGATGCGTGCCGAGCGGTCCATCGTGGCCCGTCAGACCGCGCTGGGCGCGTACGCCTGCGACCGCGACGAGGCGATGGGGCGGCTGGCGGACGCGGCGGCCGGGCGGTGCGCGACGGCGCGTACGGCGGTCTAG
- a CDS encoding SigE family RNA polymerase sigma factor, whose translation MNTLHSTSASAVVTRLHDVNGGRGSEKSGAVSGRGCARGTGRQHTAYMTVVDGLTGETHGGTAYGEDSGERRRSLSEAEFTAYVQERRASLYATAYHLTGDRFEAEDLLQSALFSTYRAWDRISDKAAVGGYLRRTMTNLHISAWRRRKLNEYPTEELPETPGDTDAMRGTELRAVLWQALARLPELQRTMLVLRYYEGRTDPEIAEILDISVGTVKSSIWRSLRRLREDEVLSFGRDEEESFGELVA comes from the coding sequence ATGAACACGCTGCACAGCACGAGCGCAAGCGCAGTTGTCACGCGTCTGCACGACGTGAACGGGGGCCGGGGTTCCGAGAAGTCCGGTGCCGTGAGCGGGCGGGGGTGCGCTCGCGGCACCGGGCGTCAGCACACCGCGTACATGACGGTGGTTGACGGTCTCACGGGGGAAACGCACGGGGGAACCGCGTACGGGGAGGACTCGGGGGAGCGTCGGCGCTCGCTGTCGGAGGCGGAGTTCACCGCCTACGTCCAGGAGCGCCGCGCCTCCCTGTACGCAACCGCCTACCACCTCACCGGTGACCGCTTCGAGGCCGAGGACCTGCTGCAGAGCGCGCTGTTCTCGACGTACCGGGCGTGGGACCGGATCAGTGACAAGGCCGCGGTCGGGGGCTACCTCCGCCGCACCATGACGAACCTGCACATCAGCGCGTGGCGGCGCCGCAAGCTGAACGAATACCCGACCGAGGAACTGCCGGAGACGCCCGGCGACACGGACGCGATGCGCGGCACGGAACTGCGCGCGGTCCTGTGGCAGGCGCTGGCCCGGCTGCCCGAACTCCAGCGGACGATGCTGGTCCTCCGTTACTACGAGGGCCGCACCGACCCGGAGATCGCGGAGATCCTCGACATCAGTGTCGGCACGGTGAAGTCCAGCATCTGGCGGTCGCTCCGCCGGCTGCGCGAGGACGAGGTCCTCAGCTTCGGCCGTGACGAGGAGGAGTCCTTCGGGGAGCTTGTCGCCTGA
- the afsQ1 gene encoding two-component system response regulator AfsQ1: protein MPSLLLIEDDDAIRTALELSLTRQGHRVATAATGEDGLKLLREQRPDLIVLDVMLPGIDGFEVCRRIRRTDQLPIILLTARSDDIDVVVGLESGADDYVVKPVQGRVLDARIRAVLRRGEREANDAATFGSLVIDRAAMTVTKNGEDLQLTPTELRLLLELSRRPGQALSRQQLLRLVWEHDYLGDSRLVDACVQRLRAKVEDVPSSPTLIRTVRGVGYRLDSPQ, encoded by the coding sequence GTGCCTTCCCTGTTGCTGATCGAGGACGACGACGCCATCCGTACGGCCCTGGAGCTGTCACTGACGCGCCAGGGACATCGGGTTGCCACCGCTGCCACCGGTGAGGACGGTCTGAAGCTCTTGCGCGAGCAGCGGCCGGACCTGATCGTGCTGGACGTGATGCTGCCCGGCATCGACGGCTTCGAGGTGTGCCGGCGCATCCGGCGCACGGACCAGCTGCCGATCATCCTGCTGACCGCGCGGAGCGACGACATCGATGTGGTCGTCGGTCTCGAGTCCGGTGCCGACGACTATGTCGTCAAGCCCGTGCAGGGACGGGTGCTCGACGCCCGGATCCGGGCCGTGCTGCGGCGCGGGGAGCGGGAGGCGAACGACGCGGCGACCTTCGGCAGCCTGGTGATCGACCGGGCGGCGATGACCGTGACGAAGAACGGCGAGGATCTCCAGCTCACGCCGACCGAGCTGCGGCTGCTCCTCGAGCTGAGCCGGCGGCCCGGTCAGGCGCTGTCCCGGCAGCAGCTGCTGCGGCTGGTGTGGGAGCACGACTACCTCGGTGACTCACGGCTGGTGGACGCGTGTGTGCAGCGGCTGCGGGCGAAGGTGGAGGACGTGCCGTCGTCCCCGACGCTGATCCGGACGGTGCGCGGCGTCGGCTACCGGCTGGACAGTCCTCAGTGA